A stretch of Camelina sativa cultivar DH55 chromosome 18, Cs, whole genome shotgun sequence DNA encodes these proteins:
- the LOC104763373 gene encoding uncharacterized protein LOC104763373, with protein MKLKQTKVLIFLVVLFLASIIRPSESHPPEVYCMTDRIYKVPGCYDALKIAVLDRDIRWLSVECCRAVFATLPPTCLLKVKGDVILPMTSFREICDFAVPAAAQPSS; from the coding sequence atgaaactaaaacaaaccaaagtGTTGATCTTCTTGGTAGTCCTATTTTTGGCATCTATCATCCGACCATCGGAATCACATCCACCAGAAGTTTATTGCATGACAGACAGGATATACAAAGTGCCGGGATGTTACGATGCGTTGAAGATAGCGGTATTAGACAGAGACATTAGATGGTTATCAGTTGAGTGTTGCAGAGCAGTATTCGCAACACTTCCTCCTACTTGTTTACTGAAAGTCAAGGGTGACGTAATTTTACCAATGACTAGCTTCAGAGAAATTTGTGATTTTGCGGTCCCTGCAGCTGCACAACCTAGTTCATGA